TACTTTTACATACTCACCTCCGCGATCTACCGCTGCGTAGTTTTTATTAACAACATCTTCTCCTTTTTTACCGTATGATTTAACAATGAATTTTTTCATTTGCTCAATTGCCAAATCTACTGGGATTACCTCAGTTATACGGAAGAATGCTGATTGCAAGATTGTATTGGTACGATTACCCAAACCTATCTCTTGTGCAATTTTTGTTGCATTGATTGTATATAGAGTGATGTTCTTTTGTGCTAATGTACGTTTTACGTTTGCTGGCATATTTGCTACCAACTCCTCTTCGTTCCAGATAGTATTCAATAGGAATGTTCCGTTTTGACGGATTCCACGCAATACATCGTACATCTTCAAGTATGCTTGTACGTGACATGCTACAAAACTTGGAGTGTTTACCAAATATGTTGAACGGATTGGTTTGTCTCCGAAACGTAGGTGAGAACAAGTAAATCCTCCTGACTTTTTAGAGTCGTATGAGAAGTATGCTTGACAATATTTGTCGGTGTTCTCTCCAATGATTTTTACTGAGTTTTTGTTTGCTCCTACTGTTCCGTCTGCTCCTAATCCAAAGAATTTTCCTTCAAATGCGTCAGCATCGCCCATTGCTATCTCCTCGCCAACTGGTAGTGATGTGTAGTTTACATCATCGTTTATACCTATTGTGAATTGGTTTTTAGGCATTGGTAATGCTAAGTTCTCATATACTGCAAGGATTTGTGCAGGAGTAGTGTCTTTTGATGATAATCCATAACGTCCACCTACGATAACGGGAGCGTTCTCTTTTCCATAGAAACAATCTTTTACGTCAAGATATAGAGGCTCTCCTGTTGCTCCCGGCTCTTTAGTGCGGTCTAATACTGCAATACGTTTTGCTGTTGCCGGAACTGCTGCAATAAAGTCTTTTGCTGAGAATGGACGATATAGGTGTACTGTTACCAAACCTACCTTCTCGCCTTTTGCTGTTAGGTAATCAATTGCCTCACGTGCAGCCTCTGTTACTGATCCCATTGCTATGATTACGCGATCAGCATCTTCTGCTCCGTAATATGTGAATAGATCGTAGTTGCGTCCTGTGATTTTTGAAATCTCTTTCATATATCCGCGTACTATCTCAGGTACTGCCTCATAGTAACGGTTACATGATTCGCGGTGTTGGAAGAATGTCTCAGGGTTCTCTGCCATACCACGCATTACAGGAGATTCTGGATTTAATGCTCTTTCGCGGAACTCTGCAAGTGCCTCTTTGTCTAACAATGGTACCAAATCAGACTCCTCAATCATCTCAATTTTTTGAATCTCGTGTGATGTACGGAATCCGTCAAAGAAGTTTACAAATGGTACGCGTGATTTGATTGTTGCCAAGTGTGCTACTCCTGATAGGTCCATAACCTCTTGAACTGAACCCTCAGCCAACATTGCAAATCCTGTTTGGCGACATGCCATAACGTCTTGGTGATCACCAAAGATTGATAGTGCGTGTGATGCCAATGTACGAGCAGATACGTGGAATACACAAGGCAACAATTCTCCTGCTATTTTGTACATATTAGGTATCATCAACAACAATCCTTGCGATGCAGTATAGGTTGTAGTTAAGGCTCCTGCTTGTAGTGAACCATGAAGGGTTCCTGCTGCACCTCCCTCTGATTGCATCTCTTGAACTGATACTACTTCGCCGAAGATATTTTTACGTCCTGCGGCTGCCCACTCATCAACATACTCTGCCATTGGAGATGATGGGGTGATGGGGTAAATTGCAGCAACCTCGCTAAACATATAAGATATGTGCGCTGCTGCTTGGTTTCCATCACATGTCAACATTTTCTTTTGTTTCATGTTCGTTTAAATTATTTAGTATTAGTAATTTATATAGTCTTTTTACTATAATATAAGTTTCTTGTTCTCTCATTTATTAATAGAGAAGTCCAAACATCCACAAAGGTACAACATTTTCTCGACCTATCATTATATTATCCTCTGCATAAATGATGTTTGACTCTTTTTTTCTGTATTTTATTGTTCCTACCTTAAAAGAATACTCTCCGTCTATTACAAAATGCACTCCTTTCTCGCCTTTTGTTACGGTATGGTCTTTAAACAATGCGTTACAGAAGAATGTTTCTGCCAACGATTGCAAACTGAGATTCTCTTCTCCCACTACCTGCATCAAATTTGGGTTGTGCATATATACCTTTGCCGGTTTCTTGGGGAACGACTCTCCCTCTTCGTACAGCACATTTATCAACCTTGCATCCGATAGGTATTTAATATAGTTTACAACAGTTGCTCTTGAGGTTGATATTGCCTGACTTAACTTACTCACATTGGGAGTGCACGGTGCATCTTTTACCAACATATATAGCAGTTTGCGTATTTTGGTTAGATATGCAGGCTCTATCTGCTTAATAAGCAAAATATCTACCTCCATCATCATATTCATAGTCTTGAGCAAATTCTCTGAGAAGTTACGCTTCTCCAAGAAGAATGGATAGAATCCATGTTGCAAATAGGCGTCAAAATATTCAAAAGGATTTATCTTTCGAGTTATCTCCTCGGCAATCTGCTGATGGTTCTTAAGCAATTCATCAAGCGTTAATGCTTTTATATTGGCATTTGTAAACAGATTAAGATACTCTCTAAAAGAGAATCCTCTGAGGTTATATGAGTGTACAACATCGGCAAGATAGGGGTTATCCTCTTTCAACCTCATTACCGATGAGCCTGTGAACACTATATTTAATTGAGGTATATTATCGTAGCAATATCTTAACTCCTGACTCCAGTTGGGATACTTAAATACTTGGTCAATCAACAACGTTTTACCCCCTTGTGCTGCAAACTCTTGAGCAAATTGAGCTAATGTTTTATCGGTAAAGCAGAGGTGATTAAGGTTTATATAGAGACACTCTCGGGATGTACCAAACTTCTCTTTGGCATATTTTAAGAGGAACGTTGTTTTTCCTACACCACGACTTCCTTTAATTCCTATAAGGCGATGACTCCAATCGATTTCATGCATAAGCTCTCGCTCGACGGGCGAATTTACATGCTCGACAAGATACTCATGCGTTTTATAAAACAGTTCCATTGGCAACATAGTCCTCTCTTTCGCTACTTTCCTGCAATTCTAAATTACAAATTTAGCACAAAGTTTTTATTTTGCAATGTAGAGTTTACATTTTTAACACTAAAAAATTTATTTTTAAATATAAATTTAATTCTCCTATTTGTTAAATCAACCTCAAGAGACATTATATTGCATACTGACAACCAACAGTTTAGACAAACTACAAGAGTTAAAGTTTCTATATTTTTAGGTAGTCTGTAATATTTTGAGTATCTTTGCACCCGAAATTTTAAATATAGATCTTATGAAAAAATTATTACTCAATTTTTCGCTTATTATAGCGTTTTTGTTCACAACGAATTTAATTTTTGCCCAATACCAACTTACAAACTCTGGTTTTGAGAATTGGGAGGGTGTAAGCCAAAAGAAACCTGGATTGTTTGGAGGAACAATATCGGGTGATGAGCCTACTCAATGGAACTCATTTGTTACTGCTCAAGTTAAGAGCTCAACATTCGCAAGTGCTATTGCAGATAAATGTGAACCCTCAACTGATGTTCGTCCAGGAACAGCAGGAAGTAAATCTGCAAAAATATGGTCAACTTCAGTTTTAGGAGTTGTTGCCAATGGTAACCTTACTACTGGTAGAATTTACGGAGGTAGTTTGTCTGCTACTGATGCAAGTGGAAACTACAACTTCTCAGATCCTTCATCTGATGCAGCATACAAACACTCATTTGCAGGTAAACCCGACTCTATTGTTACTTGGTTAAAGTTTGTGCCAAAAAACACATCGCAAATGGCACGTGTAAGTGCTATTATTCACGAGAACTCTCGTTATCAAGACCCAGAAGCAACAACTTATACCAATATAGTTGCAAAAGCACAACACAACTTCTATGCAACTTCTGACAAAGGATGGCAAAGAATTTCTGTTCCTTTCACTTATGAGGGCAACAAAACTCCTGCATACATCCTTGTTTCATACACAACAAATGCAACCCCGGG
The sequence above is drawn from the Bacteroidales bacterium genome and encodes:
- a CDS encoding ATP-binding protein, with amino-acid sequence MELFYKTHEYLVEHVNSPVERELMHEIDWSHRLIGIKGSRGVGKTTFLLKYAKEKFGTSRECLYINLNHLCFTDKTLAQFAQEFAAQGGKTLLIDQVFKYPNWSQELRYCYDNIPQLNIVFTGSSVMRLKEDNPYLADVVHSYNLRGFSFREYLNLFTNANIKALTLDELLKNHQQIAEEITRKINPFEYFDAYLQHGFYPFFLEKRNFSENLLKTMNMMMEVDILLIKQIEPAYLTKIRKLLYMLVKDAPCTPNVSKLSQAISTSRATVVNYIKYLSDARLINVLYEEGESFPKKPAKVYMHNPNLMQVVGEENLSLQSLAETFFCNALFKDHTVTKGEKGVHFVIDGEYSFKVGTIKYRKKESNIIYAEDNIMIGRENVVPLWMFGLLY
- the nifJ gene encoding pyruvate:ferredoxin (flavodoxin) oxidoreductase; the encoded protein is MKQKKMLTCDGNQAAAHISYMFSEVAAIYPITPSSPMAEYVDEWAAAGRKNIFGEVVSVQEMQSEGGAAGTLHGSLQAGALTTTYTASQGLLLMIPNMYKIAGELLPCVFHVSARTLASHALSIFGDHQDVMACRQTGFAMLAEGSVQEVMDLSGVAHLATIKSRVPFVNFFDGFRTSHEIQKIEMIEESDLVPLLDKEALAEFRERALNPESPVMRGMAENPETFFQHRESCNRYYEAVPEIVRGYMKEISKITGRNYDLFTYYGAEDADRVIIAMGSVTEAAREAIDYLTAKGEKVGLVTVHLYRPFSAKDFIAAVPATAKRIAVLDRTKEPGATGEPLYLDVKDCFYGKENAPVIVGGRYGLSSKDTTPAQILAVYENLALPMPKNQFTIGINDDVNYTSLPVGEEIAMGDADAFEGKFFGLGADGTVGANKNSVKIIGENTDKYCQAYFSYDSKKSGGFTCSHLRFGDKPIRSTYLVNTPSFVACHVQAYLKMYDVLRGIRQNGTFLLNTIWNEEELVANMPANVKRTLAQKNITLYTINATKIAQEIGLGNRTNTILQSAFFRITEVIPVDLAIEQMKKFIVKSYGKKGEDVVNKNYAAVDRGGEYVKVAVDPAWATLADDVKAESKAPEFFQKVVAPINAQLGDDLPVSTFVGLEDGTWPAGTAKYEKRGVSAFVPEWTAENCIQCNKCAYVCPHASIRPFVLTADEQAGKEFKTIKAVGKSFEGMTFRMQVDVMDCLGCSNCVDVCPGNKNGKALAMKPLQTQLAEAENWDYCVENVSSKQALVDVKANVKNSQFATPLFEFSGACSGCGETPYVKLITQLFGERQMVANATGCSSIYSGSIPSTPYTTAKNGRGPAWANSLFEDFCEFGLGMFIAVDKMRVRLAELMTKAQDCDKCPAELKALFAEWVENKENADKTVELEAQITPLVKANVDACPCCKEIEPLCKFIIKKSQWIIGGDGASYDIGFGGLDHVLASGKNVNILVLDTEVYSNTGGQASKSTPVGAIAKFAAAGKRIRKKDLGLIASTYGYVYCAQIAMGADQAQALKAIREAEAYDGPSIIIAYAPCINHGIKKGMGTAQAEQAAAVECGYWHLWRYNPQLEEEGKNPFSLDSKEPQWDKFQDFLKGEVRFASLWKQFPDQAAELFEAAQANATWRYNNYKRLSKQQWGVDAE